A region of Paenibacillus sp. 37 DNA encodes the following proteins:
- a CDS encoding YdcF family protein, producing MTSKRITKRWILMTVLAVVFVGILWTVVTAVRISVYTDEDSPRISDAAIILGAAVVGDNPSPVFRERIEHGIELYRQGTVRNLLFTGGSGDAGEHTEAEVGQKYAIAHGVDPADIRIETKSRITEENLLNSIPIGEQAGYQTYTIVSDPLHMKRAMKLAAGLGMDAVPSPTRTTAYRTWRSKFPFLARETVMYMGYTIKGWIDNPQQP from the coding sequence ATGACAAGCAAACGGATAACCAAACGCTGGATATTAATGACGGTTCTGGCTGTAGTATTCGTTGGAATCCTGTGGACTGTGGTTACGGCAGTACGTATATCAGTATACACGGATGAGGATTCACCCAGGATATCGGATGCAGCGATCATTCTGGGCGCAGCCGTGGTGGGGGATAACCCTTCACCTGTATTTCGCGAACGTATTGAACACGGGATTGAATTATACCGTCAGGGTACAGTTCGTAATCTGCTTTTCACAGGCGGGTCAGGTGATGCTGGAGAACATACGGAAGCTGAAGTGGGTCAGAAGTATGCCATTGCACATGGAGTAGATCCTGCGGATATTCGCATAGAGACCAAATCCAGAATTACCGAGGAGAATCTTCTCAATTCAATTCCAATTGGTGAACAGGCCGGTTATCAAACCTATACGATTGTGAGTGATCCGCTGCATATGAAACGGGCCATGAAGCTGGCTGCCGGGCTGGGTATGGATGCCGTACCATCTCCGACACGAACAACGGCTTATCGAACCTGGCGCAGCAAGTTTCCTTTTCTCGCAAGGGAGACTGTGATGTACATGGGATATACGATCAAGGGATGGATAGACAATCCGCAGCAGCCATGA
- a CDS encoding ABC transporter ATP-binding protein, with translation MKSNTGKRLLDYALKAKGTFIAALIMLTIGVAAELAGPFIAKSMIDNHLLAIEQPFYETTASDEAAVYNGKNYKREGLFEPDENKGSEVRVLQAGRSFYFVNEPVNAPDGDRTYTDGTLTVTRAGEVTGQYAATPLSAGELFAFYKPEMPSIYQLIVYYMIFLVISVIMEFGKTFWLQSSANKVIQRLRNDVYAHIQRLPVHFFDNLPAGKVVSRVTNDTEAVKDLFVAVLSNFFSGIITITGVYVALFLLDVRLGLISLFVVPMLITWIVLYRKFATRYNTIIRSRLSEINAIINESIQGMSIIRVFRHQKQTKQEFEDLNDDYMKHQNKMLNLNAFTSHNLVNVLRNIAFAVVLWYFGSSVLDGTSIISLGVLYAFVDVLGRLFQPITGMVNQLANLDSSLVSAGRVFELMDEKGEAVTDGSMPRYKGNVVFDDVSFAYKKDYVLNNISFKASQGQTVALVGHTGSGKSSIINLLFRFYDPQKGKITIDGQNVKDLPKQWIREHMGIVLQDPYLFTGTIASNVSLGDEKISRERIEQALRDVGAERILAHLPQGFDEPVIEKGSTLSAGQRQLISFARALAFDPAILILDEATANIDTETEALIQNALEVLKKGRTTFIIAHRLSTIRSADQILVLHRGRIVEQGAHDELMELKGRYYKMYQLQQGAQAAAVATLENPSGETVRTSASFAGGNA, from the coding sequence TTGAAGTCTAATACAGGCAAAAGGCTGCTTGATTACGCCTTGAAAGCCAAAGGAACATTTATCGCTGCATTAATTATGCTTACTATTGGTGTTGCGGCCGAGCTTGCCGGGCCATTCATCGCCAAATCCATGATTGACAATCACTTGCTCGCGATTGAGCAGCCTTTCTATGAGACGACAGCTTCAGATGAAGCCGCAGTTTACAACGGTAAGAATTACAAACGCGAAGGTTTGTTCGAACCGGATGAAAATAAAGGTTCCGAAGTGCGGGTATTACAAGCCGGCAGAAGTTTTTATTTTGTAAACGAACCGGTCAATGCACCTGACGGGGACCGCACATATACGGATGGAACCCTCACGGTTACACGCGCAGGTGAGGTAACAGGCCAATATGCGGCAACCCCCCTGTCCGCTGGTGAACTGTTTGCTTTTTACAAACCGGAGATGCCCAGCATCTATCAATTAATTGTGTATTACATGATCTTCCTCGTGATCTCGGTCATTATGGAGTTTGGTAAAACTTTCTGGCTGCAATCCTCGGCCAACAAGGTTATTCAAAGACTGCGTAACGATGTGTATGCCCATATTCAGCGACTGCCGGTGCACTTTTTTGATAACCTGCCCGCAGGTAAAGTTGTATCTCGGGTCACAAACGATACAGAAGCCGTCAAGGATCTGTTCGTTGCCGTTCTTTCGAACTTTTTCTCAGGAATCATCACGATTACAGGTGTGTATGTCGCACTCTTCCTGCTTGATGTTCGCCTGGGTCTAATCTCATTATTCGTTGTGCCGATGCTCATTACATGGATTGTGCTCTATCGCAAATTCGCCACTCGTTACAACACGATCATTCGATCCCGACTGAGTGAGATCAATGCAATCATTAACGAGTCCATTCAGGGGATGTCCATTATCCGCGTATTCCGCCATCAGAAACAAACCAAACAGGAATTCGAAGATCTGAATGATGACTATATGAAACACCAGAACAAAATGCTCAACCTGAATGCCTTCACCTCACACAACCTGGTTAACGTATTGCGAAATATCGCCTTTGCGGTGGTCCTGTGGTACTTCGGTTCCAGTGTGCTGGATGGCACAAGTATTATCTCTCTGGGTGTTCTGTATGCCTTCGTTGATGTTCTGGGTCGCTTGTTCCAGCCAATCACCGGTATGGTGAATCAACTCGCCAACCTGGACTCCTCCCTCGTATCTGCTGGGCGTGTCTTTGAGCTGATGGATGAAAAGGGAGAAGCTGTAACGGATGGCTCCATGCCAAGATACAAAGGGAATGTTGTCTTCGATGATGTATCCTTTGCCTATAAAAAAGATTACGTGCTTAACAATATCTCGTTCAAAGCATCCCAAGGTCAGACAGTCGCTCTGGTCGGCCACACCGGTTCGGGTAAAAGCTCAATCATCAACCTGCTATTCCGGTTCTATGATCCGCAAAAAGGCAAGATCACGATTGACGGTCAGAACGTCAAAGATCTGCCTAAACAGTGGATTCGCGAGCATATGGGGATTGTATTGCAGGACCCGTATCTGTTCACAGGCACCATTGCTTCCAACGTCAGTCTTGGCGATGAGAAGATCTCCCGTGAACGAATTGAACAGGCCCTGCGTGATGTAGGAGCCGAACGTATACTGGCTCATTTGCCTCAAGGCTTTGACGAACCTGTCATTGAAAAAGGAAGCACATTGTCCGCTGGTCAGCGTCAGTTAATCTCCTTCGCTCGTGCACTCGCATTTGATCCGGCCATCCTCATTCTGGATGAAGCGACTGCCAATATTGATACGGAAACGGAAGCACTCATTCAGAATGCACTTGAAGTCCTCAAAAAAGGACGTACCACCTTCATCATTGCTCACCGTCTCTCCACTATTCGTTCAGCAGATCAGATTTTGGTTCTGCATCGCGGGCGCATCGTTGAGCAGGGTGCACATGATGAACTGATGGAGCTTAAAGGCCGCTATTATAAGATGTATCAGCTTCAGCAAGGTGCGCAAGCAGCAGCGGTCGCAACGCTTGAGAATCCCTCAGGCGAGACTGTTCGAACATCAGCCTCCTTTGCCGGAGGCAATGCATAA
- a CDS encoding ABC transporter ATP-binding protein, translating into MFSVLKNLAWFFRLERKRYLTGVILLILVGIAELLPPRLLGNAIDEIVRGSITGTSLTRYILLILGTVIIIYLVTYVWMHKLFGGANLVERLLRSRFMDHLLRMTPPFFEKNRTGDLMARATNDLRSIATTAGFGMLTLTDSTAFLATVLFAMGFLVSWKLTLAAILPLPFIAIAMMIYGKAVHQRYTLAQDAFGDMNDQVLESIAGIRVVRAYVQERLDEKRFADVTEDVYRKNLAVARMDALFEPTIRLFVGLSYVIALAYGIYLVFHNEITLGDLVSFNMYLGMMIWPMFAIGELINLMQRGSASLDRVNETLSVEPAVQDVEQPAHVTNPEEIAMQDVTFRYPSSTVDNLSHISFSLRRGQTLGVVGRTGSGKSTLLKQLLHEYPAGSGTLSISGHPIQDIAKDDLHSWIGYVPQEQVLFSKSVRQNIQFGKPGASDEVIMEAIRTAAFDGDLGTLSDGLDTLVGEKGISLSGGQKQRVSLARAFIANPDILILDDALSAVDARTEAKIIENIRNKRSSKTTLISTHRLSAIEHADRIIVLEHGKITEEGTHQELLAMNGWYREQYERQQVESNLST; encoded by the coding sequence TTGTTCTCTGTACTTAAAAACCTGGCCTGGTTCTTCCGGCTGGAACGCAAACGATACCTAACCGGTGTCATCTTGCTTATTCTGGTGGGCATTGCAGAACTGCTGCCTCCTCGTCTTCTTGGTAATGCCATCGACGAGATTGTGCGCGGTTCCATTACCGGCACCTCACTTACGCGTTATATCTTGCTTATTCTGGGAACGGTCATCATTATCTATCTGGTTACATACGTTTGGATGCACAAACTGTTTGGTGGTGCCAATCTGGTGGAGCGGCTGCTTCGTTCACGCTTTATGGACCACTTGTTACGGATGACTCCTCCCTTTTTTGAGAAAAACAGAACAGGAGATTTGATGGCTCGGGCCACCAATGATCTTCGTTCCATTGCTACTACAGCAGGCTTCGGCATGCTGACCTTAACAGACTCTACAGCCTTTCTGGCCACTGTATTGTTCGCCATGGGTTTCCTGGTCAGTTGGAAACTGACCTTGGCGGCAATCCTGCCATTACCTTTTATCGCCATTGCCATGATGATCTATGGTAAAGCTGTACATCAACGTTACACCCTGGCACAGGATGCATTCGGAGATATGAACGACCAGGTGCTGGAATCCATCGCCGGGATTCGTGTCGTACGTGCTTATGTGCAGGAACGTCTGGACGAGAAACGGTTCGCCGACGTGACCGAAGATGTGTATCGCAAAAACCTGGCTGTTGCCAGAATGGATGCCCTATTCGAACCCACCATCCGGCTCTTCGTTGGACTCAGTTATGTGATTGCACTTGCCTACGGCATATATCTTGTATTTCATAATGAAATTACCCTGGGGGATCTCGTATCGTTTAACATGTACCTGGGGATGATGATCTGGCCCATGTTTGCCATCGGCGAATTAATTAACCTGATGCAACGTGGTAGCGCTTCGCTTGATCGGGTCAACGAGACTTTATCGGTAGAACCTGCCGTACAAGATGTGGAGCAACCTGCCCACGTTACGAATCCGGAAGAAATTGCGATGCAGGATGTTACATTCCGTTACCCAAGTTCAACTGTCGACAATCTCAGTCATATCAGCTTTTCGCTACGACGGGGTCAAACATTGGGTGTTGTGGGTCGTACGGGTAGCGGTAAGTCTACTTTGCTCAAACAACTGCTTCATGAATACCCTGCCGGTTCGGGCACATTAAGCATCTCGGGTCATCCGATTCAGGATATCGCCAAAGATGACTTGCACAGCTGGATCGGGTACGTACCACAGGAACAAGTTCTGTTCTCCAAATCAGTTCGTCAAAACATTCAATTTGGTAAACCTGGGGCCAGTGATGAAGTCATCATGGAAGCCATTCGTACCGCCGCTTTTGACGGGGATCTGGGAACCTTGTCCGATGGACTGGATACACTCGTTGGTGAAAAAGGAATCTCTCTGTCCGGCGGACAGAAACAGCGGGTTTCGCTGGCGCGTGCCTTTATTGCTAATCCTGATATCCTGATCCTTGATGATGCCTTATCTGCGGTCGATGCACGTACTGAAGCCAAAATTATTGAAAATATACGCAACAAACGCTCGAGCAAAACCACGCTGATCTCGACTCATCGCCTGTCTGCTATTGAACATGCTGACCGAATCATCGTACTGGAGCACGGGAAAATTACGGAAGAAGGCACTCACCAGGAATTGTTAGCCATGAACGGCTGGTACCGTGAACAGTATGAACGGCAACAGGTCGAGTCCAATCTGTCCACGTAG
- a CDS encoding HesB/YadR/YfhF family protein, with amino-acid sequence MSTIHVSDQAARWYKEELNLNEGDSIRFFARYSSGGGLHPGFSLGIAVEKPRHPADQTEVSGIQFFMEDHDYWYLKGHQLHVDIVDEGQDIEYRYTEV; translated from the coding sequence ATGAGTACCATACATGTATCCGATCAAGCTGCTCGCTGGTACAAGGAAGAACTGAATTTGAACGAGGGAGACAGCATTCGATTTTTTGCCCGTTATAGCTCTGGCGGAGGTCTTCACCCTGGATTTTCGCTAGGCATTGCTGTGGAGAAACCAAGACATCCTGCGGATCAAACCGAAGTATCGGGGATTCAATTCTTTATGGAAGATCACGATTATTGGTATCTGAAAGGGCACCAACTGCATGTGGATATCGTTGATGAAGGTCAGGATATCGAATATCGTTACACGGAAGTCTAA
- a CDS encoding NUDIX domain-containing protein, giving the protein MNLPARDLAQYIAKRSHIVVKAAVWAENEQGELLLIQHAEHGHWRLPAGEMRPGEAIEDAAHRELWEETGWTADTMTLEGLYSGPDLRYLHSSGDEEYYVIALFRTVIIQDDLVESRVNSDAGLKFFALESLPPLNQISRILLARDIAE; this is encoded by the coding sequence GTGAATCTGCCAGCACGAGATTTGGCCCAGTATATCGCGAAACGCTCTCATATTGTTGTAAAGGCGGCTGTGTGGGCTGAGAACGAACAAGGTGAATTACTGCTGATTCAGCATGCTGAACACGGTCACTGGCGGTTGCCAGCAGGTGAGATGCGCCCGGGTGAGGCTATTGAAGATGCTGCACATCGGGAGTTATGGGAAGAGACAGGTTGGACTGCTGATACCATGACACTGGAAGGCCTCTATTCGGGGCCAGACCTTCGGTATCTGCATTCAAGCGGAGATGAAGAGTATTATGTCATTGCTCTGTTCCGGACAGTGATCATTCAGGATGACCTTGTGGAGTCGCGTGTAAATAGTGATGCAGGTCTGAAGTTTTTTGCGCTGGAGTCGTTACCACCTCTGAATCAGATTAGCCGAATCCTGTTAGCGCGGGATATTGCAGAATAA
- a CDS encoding DUF441 domain-containing protein — MDMTSLLLLVFAALGIISSNTPVTVAMVFLLLLRVLNLNQAFPWLEKYGLTLGIIILTIGVMAPLASGKMSLQTIGESFLHWKSLLAIGVGLLVAYLGGRGATLMGTQPTVVAGLLIGTVLGVALFKGVPVGPLIAAGILSLLLGKS; from the coding sequence ATGGATATGACTTCCCTGCTGTTGCTCGTATTTGCGGCTCTCGGGATTATCAGCAGCAACACACCTGTGACCGTAGCGATGGTATTTCTGTTGTTGCTACGAGTCCTGAACCTGAATCAGGCATTTCCATGGCTTGAAAAATACGGACTTACACTGGGCATTATCATTCTGACCATTGGCGTGATGGCACCTCTTGCCAGTGGCAAGATGAGTCTGCAGACGATCGGTGAGTCTTTCCTGCACTGGAAATCACTACTCGCCATTGGCGTAGGATTACTGGTGGCATATCTCGGAGGACGTGGCGCTACGTTGATGGGTACACAGCCAACTGTCGTTGCAGGGCTGTTAATCGGAACGGTACTTGGGGTTGCCCTATTCAAGGGTGTACCTGTGGGTCCATTGATTGCGGCGGGAATTTTATCATTGCTACTGGGCAAATCCTGA
- a CDS encoding YpdA family putative bacillithiol disulfide reductase, translated as MEDVIIIGGGPCGLSAAIECERLGLSAVIVEKYNIVQSIYLYPTHMQFFSTAPLLEIGNVPFSTPNDKPFRYEALAYYRRVAEHFGLRVHNYEEAREIKRKDDGTFEVHTLNRRGEAIVHVGRNVVVATGYFDHPNYLGIPGEDKDKVTHYFREAHPYTRTRVAIIGGSNSAVDAAMELVRVGAHIDMVYRGSGLSQHIKPWVRPLFESMVTKGHITLHLESRVNEILDDSIRLIHTDGSTRELDNDFVLAMTGFRPDRQLLTSVGVEMSDDMDKPLYDAQTMESSVPGVYVGGVIASGRNANEVFIESGRWHGRYIAEHIVSKQRGQTEGK; from the coding sequence ATGGAAGATGTCATTATTATCGGCGGAGGCCCATGCGGTCTGTCTGCTGCCATTGAATGTGAGCGGCTGGGACTGTCCGCTGTGATCGTTGAGAAATACAATATCGTTCAATCTATTTATCTGTATCCAACCCATATGCAGTTTTTCAGCACAGCCCCGCTGCTTGAGATCGGAAACGTTCCGTTCAGCACACCTAATGATAAACCGTTTCGTTATGAAGCACTTGCCTATTATCGCAGGGTAGCCGAACATTTTGGTCTGCGTGTTCATAACTATGAGGAAGCCCGTGAAATTAAACGCAAGGATGATGGTACGTTTGAGGTACATACGCTCAATCGCCGCGGGGAAGCCATCGTACATGTTGGACGCAATGTAGTTGTAGCTACCGGTTATTTTGACCATCCTAACTATCTGGGCATCCCTGGAGAAGATAAAGATAAGGTAACCCACTACTTCAGGGAAGCCCACCCTTATACCCGTACACGTGTCGCCATTATTGGCGGAAGCAACTCAGCCGTGGATGCGGCCATGGAACTGGTTCGGGTCGGAGCACATATTGATATGGTTTATCGCGGCAGTGGTCTGTCCCAGCATATTAAACCATGGGTACGCCCGCTATTCGAGAGCATGGTGACAAAAGGTCATATCACACTCCACCTGGAATCACGCGTGAATGAAATACTCGATGATTCGATTCGTCTGATACACACGGATGGTTCCACTCGGGAACTGGATAATGACTTCGTACTGGCCATGACCGGTTTCCGTCCAGATCGTCAACTACTCACGTCGGTAGGTGTGGAGATGTCTGATGATATGGATAAACCTCTATATGATGCACAAACGATGGAAAGCAGCGTACCTGGTGTATATGTGGGCGGAGTCATCGCTTCGGGGCGTAATGCCAATGAAGTCTTTATTGAATCCGGGCGCTGGCATGGACGTTACATTGCGGAACATATCGTTAGCAAACAACGTGGACAGACTGAAGGGAAATGA